One segment of Comamonas thiooxydans DNA contains the following:
- the murA gene encoding UDP-N-acetylglucosamine 1-carboxyvinyltransferase, producing the protein MDKLKIHGGRPLKGEVIISGAKNAALPEMCAALLTAEPVHLHNVPRLHDVATMRKLLANMGVQTETHGERGGMSFVAPDSLTPEAPYELVKTMRASVLALGPLLARFGHAKVSLPGGCAIGSRPVDQHIKGLQAMGAIITVENGYMHASLPEGRKRLKGARITTDMVTVTGTENFLMAAALAEGETVLENAAMEPEITDLAEMLIKMGARITGHGTSHIVIQGVDKLHGCEHQVVADRIEAGTFLCAVAATSGEALLHHARADHLGAVIDKLKDAGVSVDCVDGGLKVASSGKLKAQGFRTTEYPGFPTDMQAQFMALNLVAEGTSMVTETIFENRFMHVNEMVRLGARITTDGRVATIEGGKRLSGATVMATDLRASASLVIAGLVAEGETIVDRIYHLDRGYDRMEDKLRALGADIERISA; encoded by the coding sequence ATGGACAAACTCAAGATCCACGGTGGTCGTCCCCTCAAGGGCGAAGTGATCATTTCCGGTGCCAAAAACGCCGCTCTGCCTGAAATGTGTGCCGCACTGCTCACGGCCGAGCCCGTGCATCTGCACAATGTGCCGCGTCTGCACGATGTGGCCACCATGCGCAAGCTGCTGGCCAATATGGGCGTGCAGACCGAAACCCATGGCGAGCGCGGCGGCATGAGCTTTGTGGCTCCCGACAGTCTGACGCCCGAAGCGCCTTATGAGCTGGTCAAGACCATGCGCGCCTCGGTGCTGGCCCTGGGCCCGCTGCTGGCCCGTTTCGGCCACGCCAAGGTGTCGCTGCCCGGCGGCTGCGCGATCGGCTCGCGCCCGGTGGATCAGCACATCAAGGGCCTGCAGGCCATGGGTGCCATCATCACCGTGGAAAACGGCTATATGCATGCCAGCCTGCCCGAAGGCCGCAAGCGCCTGAAGGGCGCACGCATCACCACCGACATGGTGACCGTGACGGGCACCGAGAACTTCCTGATGGCCGCAGCGCTGGCCGAAGGCGAGACGGTGCTGGAAAACGCCGCCATGGAACCCGAAATCACTGATCTGGCCGAGATGCTGATCAAGATGGGGGCCAGGATCACCGGTCACGGCACCAGCCATATCGTGATTCAGGGCGTGGACAAGCTGCATGGCTGCGAGCATCAGGTGGTGGCCGACCGTATCGAGGCCGGCACCTTCCTCTGCGCCGTGGCGGCCACCAGCGGTGAAGCCTTGCTGCACCACGCGCGTGCCGACCATCTGGGCGCCGTGATCGACAAGCTCAAGGATGCGGGCGTGAGCGTGGACTGCGTGGATGGCGGCCTGAAGGTGGCGTCCTCGGGCAAGCTCAAGGCCCAGGGCTTTCGCACCACCGAATATCCGGGCTTTCCCACCGATATGCAGGCCCAGTTCATGGCGCTGAATCTGGTGGCCGAAGGCACCAGCATGGTGACCGAGACCATCTTCGAGAACCGCTTCATGCATGTCAACGAGATGGTGCGCCTGGGCGCGCGCATCACCACCGATGGCCGCGTGGCGACCATCGAAGGCGGCAAGCGCCTGTCCGGCGCCACCGTGATGGCGACCGATTTGCGCGCTTCGGCCAGCCTGGTGATTGCCGGTCTGGTGGCCGAGGGCGAGACCATCGTCGATCGCATCTACCACCTGGATCGTGGCTACGACCGCATGGAAGACAAGCTGCGCGCCCTGGGCGCCGATATCGAGAGAATTTCCGCATGA
- the hisG gene encoding ATP phosphoribosyltransferase — translation MSTATPVTIALSKGRIFEETVPLLAAAGIEVTEDVEKSRKLIFDTNRSDVRVVLVRASDVPVYVQYGGADLGVSGLDSLIEHGGQGLYQPLDLQIAKCRVSVAVRNGFDYQLAVKQGARLRIATKYPEIARNFFAKKGVHVDMVKLYGSMELAPLTGMADAIVDLVSTGNTLKANDLVEVEPIMDISSRLVVNQASLKLKQAPLRHIIDAFAQAVAAKNN, via the coding sequence ATGAGCACCGCAACGCCTGTGACCATCGCCCTGTCCAAGGGCCGCATTTTTGAAGAAACCGTGCCCCTGCTGGCCGCTGCCGGCATCGAGGTGACCGAGGATGTGGAAAAGTCGCGCAAGCTGATTTTCGACACCAACCGCTCCGATGTGCGCGTGGTGCTGGTGCGTGCTTCGGACGTGCCCGTCTATGTGCAATACGGCGGAGCGGATCTGGGTGTCTCGGGCCTGGACTCGCTGATCGAGCATGGCGGCCAGGGCCTGTACCAGCCGCTGGACCTGCAGATTGCCAAGTGCCGCGTCAGCGTGGCCGTGCGCAACGGCTTTGACTATCAGCTGGCCGTCAAGCAGGGCGCGCGTCTGCGCATCGCCACCAAGTACCCCGAGATTGCTCGTAATTTCTTTGCCAAGAAGGGCGTGCACGTGGACATGGTCAAGCTCTACGGCTCCATGGAGCTGGCGCCGTTGACCGGCATGGCCGATGCCATCGTCGACCTGGTGTCCACCGGCAACACGCTCAAGGCCAATGATCTGGTCGAAGTCGAGCCCATCATGGACATCAGCTCGCGTCTGGTCGTCAACCAGGCTTCGCTCAAGCTCAAACAGGCTCCGCTGCGCCACATCATCGATGCGTTTGCGCAGGCCGTTGCCGCCAAGAACAACTGA
- the hisD gene encoding histidinol dehydrogenase — protein sequence MEFVAAPARLSTADAQFEHDFAQRLHWSADTDAAIEQRVADILADVQTRGDAAVLEYTARFDGLQADSMAALELTKQELKAAFESLPAAEREALESAARRVRSYHEAQKKANGESWSYRDEDGTLLGQKVTPLDRVGIYVPGGKAAYPSSVLMNAIPAHVAGVQDIIMVVPTPQGQKNPLVLAAAYVAGVHRAFTIGGAQAVAALAYGTDTVPKVDKITGPGNAYVASAKKRVFGIVGIDMIAGPSEILVLADGSTPPDWVAMDLFSQAEHDELAQSILLCPDAAYLDAVQAAIDRLLPEMPRKAIIAKSLSDRGALILTKDMEEACAISNRIAPEHLEVSSRDPHRWEPLLRHAGAIFLGAYTSESLGDYCAGPNHVLPTSGTARFSSPLGVYDFQKRSSIIEVSEAGAQILGKTAAVLAYGEGLQGHARAAEMRLK from the coding sequence ATGGAATTCGTAGCTGCTCCCGCCCGTCTTTCAACCGCTGATGCCCAGTTCGAGCATGATTTTGCGCAGCGTCTGCATTGGTCGGCGGACACGGACGCAGCCATCGAGCAGCGGGTGGCCGACATCCTGGCCGATGTCCAGACCCGCGGCGACGCCGCCGTGCTGGAGTACACGGCACGCTTTGACGGCCTGCAGGCCGATTCCATGGCGGCGCTGGAGCTGACCAAGCAGGAGCTCAAAGCGGCCTTCGAGAGCCTGCCGGCAGCCGAGCGCGAAGCGCTGGAGTCGGCGGCGCGCCGTGTGCGCAGCTATCACGAGGCGCAGAAAAAGGCCAATGGCGAGAGCTGGAGCTACCGCGACGAGGACGGCACGCTGCTGGGCCAGAAGGTCACGCCTCTGGATCGCGTGGGCATCTACGTGCCCGGCGGCAAGGCCGCCTATCCGTCCAGCGTGCTGATGAACGCCATTCCCGCCCATGTGGCCGGTGTGCAGGACATCATCATGGTCGTGCCCACGCCGCAAGGTCAGAAGAACCCGCTGGTGCTGGCCGCTGCCTATGTGGCGGGCGTGCACCGCGCCTTCACCATCGGTGGCGCCCAGGCCGTGGCTGCCCTGGCCTACGGCACGGACACCGTGCCCAAGGTGGACAAGATCACCGGCCCCGGCAATGCCTATGTGGCCAGCGCCAAGAAGCGCGTGTTCGGCATCGTGGGCATCGACATGATTGCCGGTCCTTCGGAGATTCTGGTGCTGGCCGACGGCTCGACCCCGCCCGACTGGGTGGCCATGGATCTGTTCAGCCAGGCAGAACACGACGAGCTGGCCCAGTCCATCCTGCTGTGCCCCGATGCGGCCTATCTCGATGCCGTTCAGGCCGCGATCGACCGCCTGCTGCCCGAGATGCCGCGCAAGGCCATCATCGCCAAGAGCCTGAGCGACCGTGGCGCACTGATTCTGACCAAGGACATGGAAGAGGCTTGCGCGATCAGCAACCGCATTGCGCCCGAGCACCTGGAAGTCTCCAGCCGTGACCCGCACCGCTGGGAGCCTCTGCTGAGGCACGCCGGCGCCATCTTCCTGGGCGCCTATACCTCCGAGAGCCTGGGCGACTACTGTGCCGGCCCGAATCACGTGCTGCCGACCAGCGGCACGGCGCGCTTTTCCTCGCCGCTGGGGGTGTACGACTTCCAGAAGCGCAGCTCCATCATCGAAGTCAGCGAGGCCGGCGCCCAGATCCTGGGCAAGACCGCTGCCGTGCTGGCCTATGGCGAAGGCCTGCAGGGCCATGCCCGTGCAGCCGAAATGCGTCTGAAGTAA
- a CDS encoding DUF2917 domain-containing protein has product MNSAPANAPWKTLSLQAAASVQTMHLGAGQSLWLQTQSGIVWLTCEGQPMDYFLQAGESLRFDGPARLYLGAQGSQNATLHWSRARVRTSSSPAAAAAPIVPATAAAS; this is encoded by the coding sequence ATGAACTCAGCTCCCGCCAACGCCCCCTGGAAAACCTTGTCCCTGCAAGCCGCCGCATCGGTGCAGACCATGCATCTGGGCGCCGGTCAAAGCCTCTGGCTGCAGACACAGAGCGGCATTGTCTGGCTGACCTGCGAAGGACAGCCGATGGACTATTTTCTGCAGGCCGGAGAATCACTGCGCTTTGACGGCCCCGCCCGGCTTTATCTTGGCGCGCAAGGCTCACAGAACGCGACCCTGCACTGGAGCCGTGCTCGCGTTCGCACTTCATCATCTCCTGCCGCAGCCGCAGCGCCTATAGTGCCGGCCACAGCCGCGGCGTCCTGA
- a CDS encoding PLP-dependent aminotransferase family protein, with amino-acid sequence MDFDASTPLYLQIAGQLSQAIRQGALAHGQKLPSVRMLARQYGVAQTTVVQAYHWLEDARQVTARPRSGFFVAPRAVQLPEPKIARPMRRPRTVSLDWLGQRVLGREQPEGMVSFSSGTPGIDLLNPDRVRRALTRAVQKHRHLLCTYPGSDGHEEARRALARYAVGLGCSLDPERILITGGCMDSVALCLRAVTQPGDVVALESPTHFSFLEVLQALQLKALEIPCHPRHGLSLDALQLALETQPVKALLLVPTLSNPLGSCMPQAERKKLVQLALQHQLPVIEDAIYADLAEGDAARRSLKSYDGTGQVMLCHSFSKTLAPGLRLGWLEAGRWTDKVRQIKEMQAGGQSAVLELALADLISQAGHHAAMRQLRAVIAARVEQARQVIAQSFPAGTRVSDPPGGLLLWLELPAPLDAMALHQACLSRQILIAPGMLFGAAGRFRQGVRVGLGGDWTPQHLQALRQVGAIACSMLASV; translated from the coding sequence ATGGATTTTGATGCGTCGACACCGCTATATCTGCAGATTGCCGGGCAACTGAGTCAGGCCATACGACAGGGGGCGCTGGCCCATGGGCAAAAACTGCCTTCGGTGCGCATGTTGGCGCGGCAGTATGGTGTGGCGCAGACCACGGTGGTGCAGGCCTATCACTGGCTGGAAGATGCCCGGCAGGTAACGGCTCGGCCACGTTCGGGATTTTTTGTGGCGCCGCGCGCCGTGCAACTGCCCGAGCCCAAGATTGCCCGGCCCATGCGTCGTCCACGGACTGTGTCGCTGGACTGGCTGGGACAGCGCGTGCTGGGGCGGGAGCAACCAGAAGGCATGGTGTCATTCAGCAGCGGCACCCCGGGCATTGATCTGCTCAACCCCGACCGGGTGCGCCGTGCTTTGACCCGTGCCGTGCAAAAGCACCGTCACCTGCTGTGCACCTATCCAGGCTCGGACGGTCATGAAGAGGCGCGCCGTGCACTGGCGCGCTATGCCGTGGGTTTGGGCTGCAGCCTGGATCCGGAGCGGATTCTCATCACTGGCGGCTGCATGGACAGTGTGGCCCTGTGTCTGCGTGCCGTGACCCAGCCTGGCGATGTGGTGGCGCTGGAGTCGCCCACACATTTTTCCTTTCTGGAGGTGCTGCAGGCCTTGCAGCTGAAGGCCCTGGAGATACCCTGCCACCCGCGCCATGGCCTGTCGCTGGATGCTCTGCAGCTGGCGCTGGAAACCCAGCCTGTCAAGGCCCTGCTGCTGGTGCCCACGCTCAGCAACCCTCTGGGCAGCTGCATGCCCCAGGCTGAGCGCAAAAAGCTGGTACAGCTGGCGCTCCAGCATCAGCTGCCGGTGATCGAGGATGCCATCTATGCCGATCTGGCCGAAGGCGATGCAGCCCGGCGTAGCCTCAAGTCCTATGACGGCACAGGCCAGGTGATGCTGTGCCATTCCTTTTCCAAGACGCTGGCGCCGGGTCTGCGCCTGGGTTGGCTGGAGGCAGGGCGCTGGACGGACAAGGTGCGCCAGATCAAGGAAATGCAGGCAGGCGGCCAATCGGCGGTCCTGGAGCTGGCTCTGGCGGACCTGATCTCACAGGCCGGCCACCATGCCGCCATGCGCCAGTTGCGTGCCGTCATTGCCGCACGGGTCGAGCAAGCCAGGCAAGTGATTGCGCAGAGCTTTCCTGCCGGCACGCGGGTCAGCGATCCACCGGGCGGGCTGCTGCTGTGGCTGGAACTGCCGGCGCCACTGGATGCCATGGCTCTGCATCAAGCCTGTCTGTCCCGGCAGATCCTGATAGCGCCCGGAATGTTGTTTGGTGCTGCCGGTCGCTTCCGGCAGGGAGTCCGTGTGGGTCTGGGAGGCGATTGGACGCCGCAGCATCTGCAGGCCTTGCGGCAGGTGGGAGCCATCGCCTGCTCCATGCTGGCTTCGGTGTGA